A single region of the Labrus bergylta chromosome 10, fLabBer1.1, whole genome shotgun sequence genome encodes:
- the LOC109976368 gene encoding reticulon-1-A isoform X9: MENNSVDSKESEPSAKQWREQVVELLYWRDVKTTGVVFGAALLLLLSLMVCSIVSVCSYIGLALLSVTICFRIYKGILQAIQKSDEGHPFKQFLDQEVALSEDMVHKYSDIVLAKINKTIGELRRLFLVEDLVDSIKFAVLMWILTYVGALFNGLTILILGLVGVFSCPIIYEKHQTQIDHYLALVNNQVKDVVGKVQAKVPGMKRKAE; this comes from the exons ATGGAGAACAACTCTGTGGACTCAAAGGAGAGCGAGCCCTCTGCCAAGCAATGGAGAGAACAGG tgGTGGAGCTCCTCTACTGGCGAGATGTGAAGACCACGGGTGTGGTGTTTGGCGCCgccctgctgctcctcctctctctgatgGTGTGCAGCATCGTAAGCGTCTGCTCCTACATCGGCCTGGCTCTGCTCTCGGTCACCATCTGCTTCAGGATATACAAAGGCATCCTGCAGGCCATCCAGAAGTCAGATGAGGGACACCCATTCAA GCAGTTCCTGGACCAGGAGGTGGCACTTTCCGAGGACATGGTCCACAAGTACAGCGACATTGTTTTGGCCAAAATCAACAAGACCATCGGTGAATTGAGGCGCCTGTTCCTGGTCGAGGACCTGGTCGACTCCATCAAG TTTGCCGTGTTGATGTGGATCCTGACCTACGTTGGCGCCCTGTTCAACGGGCTCACCATTCTTATTCTGG gtctGGTTGGAGTGTTCAGCTGCCCGATCATCTATGAGAAACACCAG actCAGATCGATCATTACCTGGCTCTGGTCAACAACCAGGTGAAAGACGTCGTTGGAAA GGTCCAGGCAAAGGTGCCCGGGATGAAACGCAAAGCAGAGTGA
- the LOC109976368 gene encoding reticulon-1-A isoform X10, which translates to MDAKQVVELLYWRDVKTTGVVFGAALLLLLSLMVCSIVSVCSYIGLALLSVTICFRIYKGILQAIQKSDEGHPFKQFLDQEVALSEDMVHKYSDIVLAKINKTIGELRRLFLVEDLVDSIKFAVLMWILTYVGALFNGLTILILGLVGVFSCPIIYEKHQTQIDHYLALVNNQVKDVVGKVQAKVPGMKRKAE; encoded by the exons ATGGACGCCAAACAGG tgGTGGAGCTCCTCTACTGGCGAGATGTGAAGACCACGGGTGTGGTGTTTGGCGCCgccctgctgctcctcctctctctgatgGTGTGCAGCATCGTAAGCGTCTGCTCCTACATCGGCCTGGCTCTGCTCTCGGTCACCATCTGCTTCAGGATATACAAAGGCATCCTGCAGGCCATCCAGAAGTCAGATGAGGGACACCCATTCAA GCAGTTCCTGGACCAGGAGGTGGCACTTTCCGAGGACATGGTCCACAAGTACAGCGACATTGTTTTGGCCAAAATCAACAAGACCATCGGTGAATTGAGGCGCCTGTTCCTGGTCGAGGACCTGGTCGACTCCATCAAG TTTGCCGTGTTGATGTGGATCCTGACCTACGTTGGCGCCCTGTTCAACGGGCTCACCATTCTTATTCTGG gtctGGTTGGAGTGTTCAGCTGCCCGATCATCTATGAGAAACACCAG actCAGATCGATCATTACCTGGCTCTGGTCAACAACCAGGTGAAAGACGTCGTTGGAAA GGTCCAGGCAAAGGTGCCCGGGATGAAACGCAAAGCAGAGTGA